One segment of Phycisphaerae bacterium DNA contains the following:
- a CDS encoding lysophospholipid acyltransferase family protein, whose product MNRKKLGDYSTYLVLRFVSIVIGAMPMETSLRMMRGLGRIWFHLPYAIPESRIPDWLARNRSMRWLVSLSNAGNRILVRFREHRRRAEEHIRTSFPEMASEQISEIALSSMQHLAMLAVEVLRTPRQLTVWTWSRHVELRNLEDALRILLQKRGCIMLTGHYGNWEVLGYVLAILGFDIVAVMRPLDNEYINRYLLDRREASGLTLLYKKGATRSAPDVLDSGGALCFIADQNAGKKGVFVDFFGRKASTYKSIALLAMEYSVPIIVGCARRVGRGFRYEICVQRIIRPEEWAVQDDPLMWITREYTKGIEDMVREAPGQYLWIHRRWKSRPKDES is encoded by the coding sequence ATGAACAGAAAGAAGCTCGGCGACTACTCGACTTATCTCGTCCTCAGGTTTGTATCCATCGTGATCGGTGCGATGCCGATGGAGACCTCGTTGCGGATGATGCGTGGGCTGGGTCGGATATGGTTTCATCTTCCGTATGCGATTCCCGAAAGCCGTATCCCCGACTGGTTGGCACGAAATCGCTCGATGCGATGGCTGGTCTCGCTATCGAATGCCGGCAATCGGATCCTCGTGCGCTTTCGCGAACACCGTCGCCGCGCCGAGGAACACATTCGCACATCCTTTCCTGAAATGGCGTCCGAACAGATTTCGGAGATCGCGCTGTCCAGCATGCAGCATCTGGCCATGCTGGCTGTCGAAGTGCTTCGAACTCCGCGGCAACTGACAGTCTGGACCTGGTCCCGTCATGTGGAGCTTCGGAATCTTGAGGATGCTCTTCGAATTCTGCTTCAGAAGCGCGGCTGCATCATGTTGACCGGTCACTACGGCAACTGGGAAGTGCTCGGATATGTCCTCGCGATCCTCGGTTTCGACATCGTTGCCGTCATGCGCCCGCTGGATAATGAGTACATCAATCGTTATCTACTGGATCGTCGTGAAGCCAGCGGCCTGACACTCCTGTACAAAAAGGGCGCGACCCGTTCCGCCCCCGATGTGCTCGATTCGGGTGGTGCGCTGTGTTTCATTGCGGATCAGAACGCGGGCAAAAAGGGCGTGTTCGTTGATTTTTTTGGACGCAAGGCGTCCACTTACAAATCGATCGCCTTGTTGGCGATGGAATACAGCGTGCCGATCATTGTCGGATGCGCGCGCCGCGTCGGACGAGGGTTTCGCTATGAGATATGCGTGCAGCGGATCATTCGCCCGGAAGAGTGGGCTGTGCAGGACGATCCGCTGATGTGGATCACGCGGGAATACACGAAGGGGATCGAGGACATGGTACGCGAAGCGCCGGGGCAGTACCTCTGGATCCATCGGCGATGGAAATCCCGGCCGAAGGACGAGTCTTAG